A genomic stretch from Empedobacter stercoris includes:
- a CDS encoding alanine/glycine:cation symporter family protein, whose product MDDIINIVSSYVWSYALIGLCALTGIYFSIRTGFLQITYLKDMVRLLFSGNKSDKGITPFQAFSLAISGRVGTGNIVGVATAIAMGGPGAIFWMWFIAFLGSASAFIESTLGQVYKQEIDGEYRGGPSYYIEKGLGIKWYAILFAIITMVSCGILLPGVQSNSISSALNNAFDIPVFNVIGIPINIIGISIIGLLALIIFGGVKRLGQASEFIVPFMAGAYILMAIVIIGMNFHQIPSVLRLIISSAFNQESLYSGVFGSAIAWGIKRGIYSNEAGQGTAPHAAAASEVNHPAQQGLVQAFSVYIDTLFVCTATAFMILFTGKYNVSHPEKAGNFITQNIPGVDYTGFTQAAVSSHFPTFGNSFVAIALFFFAFTTIMAYYYYAETNIMYIFKKGNRKVYVWILRVCFLGATYYGTIKTAETAWAIGDIGVGLMAWVNIIAILLLSGVGLKVWKDYKDKRKKGIQNPDFNPLEIGIKNATFWENKNKTE is encoded by the coding sequence ATGGATGATATTATAAATATCGTAAGTAGCTACGTTTGGTCGTATGCTTTGATTGGGCTTTGCGCATTAACTGGAATTTACTTTTCGATTCGTACAGGTTTTCTACAAATTACTTACTTAAAAGATATGGTGCGTTTACTTTTTAGTGGCAATAAATCAGATAAAGGAATTACACCATTTCAAGCCTTTTCATTAGCTATTTCGGGACGTGTTGGTACAGGAAATATTGTAGGTGTAGCAACAGCAATCGCTATGGGAGGCCCGGGAGCAATCTTTTGGATGTGGTTTATTGCATTTTTAGGAAGTGCTTCTGCTTTTATCGAATCAACTTTAGGACAAGTTTATAAACAAGAAATAGATGGAGAATACCGTGGAGGACCATCTTACTACATCGAAAAAGGATTAGGTATAAAATGGTATGCAATTTTATTTGCTATTATTACGATGGTAAGTTGTGGTATTTTGTTACCTGGAGTGCAATCAAACAGTATTTCTTCTGCTTTAAACAATGCTTTTGATATTCCTGTATTTAACGTTATTGGAATACCTATCAATATTATTGGTATTAGTATTATTGGTTTATTAGCATTAATCATTTTTGGAGGTGTAAAGCGTTTAGGGCAAGCATCCGAATTTATCGTTCCTTTTATGGCTGGTGCTTATATTTTAATGGCTATTGTAATTATTGGGATGAATTTTCATCAAATTCCTTCTGTTCTACGGTTAATTATTTCTTCAGCATTTAATCAAGAATCTCTTTACAGTGGAGTTTTTGGTTCTGCTATAGCTTGGGGAATTAAAAGAGGGATTTATTCAAATGAAGCTGGACAGGGTACTGCTCCTCATGCTGCTGCTGCATCCGAAGTTAATCATCCTGCTCAACAAGGTTTAGTTCAAGCATTCTCTGTTTATATCGATACTTTATTTGTGTGTACAGCCACAGCTTTTATGATCTTATTTACAGGTAAATATAATGTAAGTCATCCCGAAAAAGCGGGCAATTTTATTACGCAAAATATCCCTGGTGTTGATTATACTGGCTTTACGCAAGCTGCTGTTTCAAGTCATTTCCCTACATTTGGAAATAGCTTTGTAGCGATAGCTCTTTTCTTTTTTGCCTTTACTACGATTATGGCGTATTATTATTACGCTGAAACCAATATTATGTATATTTTCAAAAAAGGAAATCGTAAAGTTTATGTATGGATTTTGAGAGTTTGTTTTTTAGGTGCAACATATTATGGAACAATTAAAACAGCTGAAACAGCTTGGGCTATTGGTGATATTGGTGTTGGACTAATGGCTTGGGTAAATATTATTGCAATTTTACTATTGAGCGGTGTTGGACTTAAAGTTTGGAAAGATTACAAAGACAAACGTAAAAAAGGTATTCAAAACCCAGATTTTAATCCATTAGAAATAGGTATTAAAAATGCCACTTTCTGGGAGAATAAAAATAAAACTGAATAA
- a CDS encoding YceI family protein produces MMTKWNLDPSHSEVQFKVKHMVISTVTGNFDHFEADVESNSDDFSEAKFAFDAKIDSINTRNADRDGHLKSVDFFAADQFPELKFKSTSGIKNGKIEGILEIRGEKKPITLDADFGGVIKDPYGLTRAGFEFTGEINRKDFGLGWSQVTEAGGLVVSDKVKLLVNLEFTQAQ; encoded by the coding sequence ATTATGACAAAATGGAATTTAGATCCGTCTCATTCAGAGGTTCAATTTAAAGTAAAACATATGGTGATTTCTACAGTAACTGGAAATTTTGATCATTTTGAAGCAGATGTAGAAAGCAACAGCGATGATTTTTCAGAAGCAAAATTTGCATTTGATGCAAAAATTGATTCTATAAATACAAGAAATGCCGATCGTGATGGACATTTAAAATCAGTTGATTTTTTTGCTGCAGATCAATTTCCAGAATTAAAATTTAAAAGTACTTCAGGAATTAAAAATGGTAAAATTGAAGGAATTTTAGAAATTCGTGGAGAGAAAAAACCTATTACGTTAGATGCAGATTTTGGAGGTGTAATCAAAGATCCTTATGGTTTAACTCGTGCTGGATTCGAATTTACAGGAGAAATAAATCGTAAAGATTTCGGATTAGGATGGAGTCAAGTTACAGAAGCAGGAGGATTAGTTGTATCTGATAAAGTAAAATTATTGGTAAACTTAGAGTTTACTCAAGCCCAATAA
- the ygiD gene encoding 4,5-DOPA-extradiol-dioxygenase, whose amino-acid sequence MNFNTLKSVTSCFSKTEKMPVLFLGHGSPMNAIEENIFVEGWRNIGKTIPKPNAILCISAHWETKGTKVTAMQQPKTIHDFYGFPQALFDVQYPAAGSPELANEIKNLIKTTPIDLDHIWGFDHGSWSVIKFLYPNADVPMIELSLDVFKTPKEHYELAKELDAMRSKGVLIVGSGNVVHNLRTLNWNEPTAGYDWAYEVNDTFKNIVQSGNHDELFHFVQKGTAYNMAIPSMEHYLPAVYALALQDKKEEVTIFNDHLIYGSLGMLSFKIG is encoded by the coding sequence GTGAATTTCAATACGTTAAAATCTGTTACTTCATGTTTTAGTAAAACAGAAAAAATGCCAGTATTATTTTTAGGTCATGGTTCACCAATGAACGCCATCGAAGAAAATATATTTGTTGAAGGATGGAGAAATATTGGAAAAACAATCCCAAAACCAAATGCTATTTTATGTATTTCGGCGCATTGGGAAACAAAAGGAACGAAGGTGACTGCTATGCAACAACCTAAAACCATTCACGATTTTTATGGTTTTCCTCAAGCTTTATTCGACGTTCAATACCCAGCAGCAGGAAGTCCTGAATTAGCAAATGAGATTAAAAATTTAATTAAAACGACACCAATCGATTTAGATCACATATGGGGTTTTGATCATGGTTCTTGGAGTGTAATTAAATTTTTGTATCCAAATGCGGATGTTCCGATGATAGAACTAAGTTTAGATGTTTTTAAAACGCCAAAAGAACATTACGAATTAGCAAAAGAGTTAGATGCTATGCGAAGTAAAGGAGTTTTAATTGTAGGAAGTGGAAATGTTGTTCATAATTTAAGAACTTTAAATTGGAACGAACCAACCGCTGGCTATGATTGGGCTTATGAGGTAAACGATACCTTCAAAAATATTGTTCAATCAGGTAATCATGATGAATTATTTCATTTCGTGCAAAAGGGAACTGCTTATAATATGGCGATTCCTTCGATGGAGCATTATTTACCAGCTGTCTACGCATTAGCATTACAAGACAAAAAAGAAGAGGTAACAATTTTTAACGATCATTTAATTTATGGTTCATTGGGAATGTTATCTTTTAAAATAGGTTAA
- a CDS encoding YceI family protein gives MKKLLFTLLLSAASISAFAQNYTNDKAHSKLGFSVSHMTISDVEGQFNNFDAHLNFTKEDLSDAKFHVIADVNSINTGIEARDNHLKSADFFNTAKNSKLEFSSKGITRVKGNQFKMTGDLTLNGVTKPVALKLVYNGSINNNGVKTYGFTVKGNVKRSDFNVGGNFPEAVVGDVVTLTSNLEFATPKAK, from the coding sequence ATGAAAAAATTATTATTCACTTTATTGTTATCAGCAGCATCAATCTCTGCATTTGCTCAAAACTATACAAATGATAAAGCACATTCAAAATTAGGGTTTTCTGTATCTCACATGACGATATCTGATGTAGAAGGACAATTTAATAATTTTGATGCTCATTTAAACTTTACAAAAGAAGATTTAAGTGATGCTAAATTTCATGTAATTGCTGATGTTAATTCGATCAACACAGGTATCGAAGCGCGTGACAATCACTTGAAATCAGCCGATTTCTTTAATACAGCTAAAAATTCTAAATTAGAGTTTTCTTCAAAAGGAATTACACGCGTTAAAGGAAATCAATTTAAAATGACTGGAGATTTAACATTGAATGGTGTTACAAAACCAGTTGCTTTAAAATTAGTGTACAACGGAAGCATTAACAATAATGGTGTTAAAACTTACGGATTTACAGTAAAAGGTAATGTAAAAAGAAGTGATTTTAATGTGGGAGGAAACTTTCCAGAAGCTGTTGTAGGTGATGTCGTTACATTAACATCTAATCTTGAATTTGCTACACCAAAAGCAAAATAA
- the map gene encoding type I methionyl aminopeptidase, producing MIIETEEELIGMKKVSEAVAVTLKEMKDYVKPGMSTKELDDFGATIMKKFGCKSAPFETYQFPGYTCLSVNEEICHGIPRADKILKDGDVINIDVSGELGGFWADNGGSIVVGEDVNGYQKIVDASISALQKAIGAVKSGVKIADIGGIIEKEAKKHHYHVIENLTGHGVGRSLHEEPLDLLNFRDIDDKRRFRKNSVIALETFISENSYEAIEQADGWTMIGNAPGVFAQHEHTVLVTSEGPMILTHMNGNW from the coding sequence ATGATTATAGAAACAGAGGAAGAGTTAATCGGAATGAAAAAAGTCAGCGAAGCTGTAGCCGTTACTCTTAAAGAGATGAAAGATTATGTAAAACCTGGAATGTCAACAAAAGAATTAGACGATTTTGGAGCTACCATTATGAAGAAATTCGGTTGTAAATCGGCACCTTTTGAGACTTATCAATTTCCTGGTTATACATGCTTAAGTGTAAATGAAGAAATTTGTCACGGAATTCCAAGAGCAGATAAAATCCTTAAAGATGGAGATGTTATCAATATTGATGTCTCTGGTGAATTAGGTGGTTTTTGGGCTGATAACGGTGGGTCAATTGTTGTTGGTGAGGATGTAAACGGTTATCAAAAAATTGTAGATGCTTCAATTTCGGCTCTTCAAAAAGCAATTGGTGCGGTTAAATCTGGCGTTAAAATTGCAGATATTGGTGGTATAATCGAGAAAGAAGCAAAAAAACATCATTATCATGTGATCGAAAATCTGACAGGTCATGGTGTAGGACGTTCTTTACACGAAGAACCTTTAGATTTATTGAATTTTAGAGATATAGATGATAAACGTCGTTTCCGTAAAAATTCGGTTATTGCTTTAGAAACGTTTATTTCAGAAAACTCTTACGAGGCAATAGAACAAGCTGATGGTTGGACAATGATTGGAAATGCACCAGGAGTGTTTGCGCAACATGAGCATACTGTTTTGGTTACATCTGAAGGTCCAATGATTCTGACACATATGAATGGTAATTGGTAA
- the ffh gene encoding signal recognition particle protein produces MFQNLQDKLDKALHTLKGKGQITEINVAETVKEVRRALVDADVSYKVAKDFTNVVKEKALGENVITSLNPGQLMVKIVHDELAKLMGGEVTELNIDDNPTIILIAGLQGSGKTTFSGKLANFLKTKKNKKVLLVAGDVYRPAAINQLQVLGEQIGVDVYADLENKNPVEIAQAAIAQAKQNGNNVIIVDTAGRLAIDEQMMDEIRRVHQTVNPTETLFVVDSMTGQDAVNTAKAFNDVLDYNGVVLTKLDGDTRGGAALTIRTVVDKPIKFISTGEKMEALDVFYPERMADRILGMGDVVSLVERAQEQFDEEEAKRLQKKIAKNSFDFDDFLKQIQQIKRMGNMKDLVGMIPGAGKALKDVEIDDNAFKGVEAIIHSMTKKERQNPTIIDNSRKKRIAAGSGTSLQEVNQLLKQFSEMGKMMKFMNSANGKKMMETMSKNMPAGGFPGMPKM; encoded by the coding sequence ATGTTTCAAAATCTTCAGGATAAATTAGATAAAGCATTACATACCTTAAAAGGAAAAGGACAAATTACAGAAATTAACGTTGCTGAAACTGTGAAAGAGGTGCGTAGAGCGCTTGTTGATGCTGACGTTAGCTACAAAGTTGCGAAAGATTTTACGAATGTTGTAAAAGAAAAAGCATTAGGAGAAAATGTAATTACTTCGTTAAATCCAGGACAATTAATGGTTAAAATCGTTCATGACGAATTAGCTAAATTAATGGGAGGAGAGGTAACAGAATTAAATATAGATGATAACCCTACGATTATTTTGATTGCAGGTTTGCAAGGTTCTGGTAAAACAACTTTTTCTGGTAAATTGGCAAACTTCCTTAAAACAAAGAAAAACAAAAAAGTATTATTAGTTGCTGGTGACGTTTATCGTCCTGCTGCAATTAATCAACTTCAAGTTTTAGGAGAGCAAATTGGTGTTGATGTCTATGCTGATTTAGAAAATAAAAATCCTGTAGAAATTGCACAGGCCGCAATTGCACAAGCAAAACAAAACGGAAACAATGTAATTATTGTCGATACAGCAGGTCGTTTAGCAATTGATGAACAAATGATGGATGAAATTCGTCGTGTACATCAAACAGTAAATCCTACAGAGACTTTATTTGTTGTAGATTCTATGACAGGGCAAGATGCTGTAAATACAGCAAAAGCTTTCAATGATGTATTGGATTATAACGGTGTTGTTTTAACAAAGTTAGATGGTGACACACGTGGTGGAGCTGCTTTAACGATTAGAACAGTTGTCGATAAACCAATTAAATTTATTTCTACAGGTGAAAAGATGGAAGCGTTAGACGTTTTCTATCCAGAACGTATGGCGGATCGTATTCTTGGAATGGGAGACGTTGTTTCGTTAGTAGAACGAGCTCAAGAGCAATTCGATGAAGAGGAAGCTAAACGTTTGCAAAAGAAAATTGCTAAAAACAGTTTTGATTTCGACGATTTCTTGAAACAAATTCAACAAATCAAACGTATGGGTAATATGAAAGATTTGGTTGGAATGATTCCTGGTGCTGGAAAAGCATTGAAGGATGTAGAGATTGATGATAACGCATTCAAAGGTGTTGAAGCGATTATTCATTCAATGACGAAAAAAGAACGTCAAAATCCAACGATTATTGATAACTCTCGTAAAAAAAGAATAGCAGCAGGGTCGGGGACTTCCTTACAAGAAGTGAATCAATTGTTGAAACAATTCTCTGAAATGGGAAAAATGATGAAATTTATGAATTCTGCGAATGGTAAAAAGATGATGGAAACAATGTCTAAAAATATGCCAGCAGGAGGATTCCCAGGAATGCCAAAAATGTAA
- a CDS encoding LytR/AlgR family response regulator transcription factor: MRIAIVEDELLAVTYLKNLLEDQTIVDVSSIIILRSRKQAITFFKEHSVDLIFMDIHLGDGKSFEIFQEVELLTPIIFITAYDEYAMKVFKHFTIDYILKPFEVEELHIALQKFNSIRTSFDIAPTLKSITVLENSPSEIMHRFLVTNGNKLRSVEEHEIAYFFASGKHLFMKTKDEQTYIYDDTIKDIINKLDETMFFKINRKFIVHIDAITEIIKHSSQKIEIYLQPKPETEQAVFISKTQINSWMDWMNR, from the coding sequence ATGAGAATTGCAATTGTAGAAGACGAATTATTAGCTGTAACTTATTTGAAAAATTTGTTAGAGGACCAAACCATTGTTGATGTTTCGTCGATAATAATATTACGTTCTAGAAAACAAGCAATAACATTTTTTAAGGAGCACTCGGTTGATCTGATTTTTATGGATATTCATTTGGGTGATGGAAAAAGTTTTGAGATTTTTCAGGAAGTAGAATTGCTTACACCAATTATTTTTATCACAGCTTATGATGAATATGCAATGAAAGTTTTCAAGCATTTTACGATTGATTATATTCTGAAACCGTTTGAAGTAGAGGAGTTACATATCGCTTTGCAAAAATTTAATTCAATCAGGACAAGTTTTGATATTGCACCAACTTTAAAATCGATAACAGTTTTAGAAAATTCTCCCTCTGAAATTATGCATCGTTTTTTGGTCACAAACGGAAACAAATTACGTTCGGTAGAGGAACACGAAATCGCTTATTTTTTTGCTTCAGGAAAACATCTTTTTATGAAAACAAAAGACGAGCAAACTTATATTTACGATGACACCATAAAGGATATTATAAATAAATTAGATGAAACAATGTTCTTTAAAATCAATCGTAAGTTTATTGTTCACATTGATGCAATTACAGAAATTATCAAACATTCAAGTCAAAAAATAGAAATTTATCTTCAACCAAAACCAGAAACAGAACAAGCTGTTTTTATCAGTAAAACACAGATAAATAGCTGGATGGATTGGATGAATAGATAA
- a CDS encoding RagB/SusD family nutrient uptake outer membrane protein, translating into MKKIFLLLSIVAVSFTAVSCDNYLDIEPDGKVIPKTVEDYRMVLTNAYSKYPTHKSLTALRTDEVTLNEYSNDFISYREIAQWKDTNPDQISIQFPWVSFYTVIFYANQIINEGPKTMEDSAEKDQLLAEAYALRAYAYFDLVNLYGKPYNAATASTDKGVPLNLKVDLEATLKPSSVQEVYNHIQSDLAQATKLMKMDSQLAGLNYRFSNAALNALEARIALYKNEWQKAIDFSDATLKMKGELVDLNTTKQVPNHYTSVESILALDNTLHNAVQYMSYASPELLSSYDTENDLRFSLYFEKNGSKYKIIKGGNLEFKTSFRVAELYFIKAESFLKLNNLDQAKATLFSVLQNRYTSTGFAKLQTEISTMNSTELMKFILDERFREFALEGQRWYDLRRADQKQIIHHISDKEYILQQNDVRYTIEIPQAAKLNNPHL; encoded by the coding sequence ATGAAAAAAATATTTTTATTATTAAGCATAGTTGCAGTTAGCTTTACAGCAGTTAGTTGCGATAACTATTTGGATATCGAACCAGATGGGAAAGTAATTCCAAAAACGGTAGAAGATTATCGTATGGTGTTAACGAATGCCTACTCAAAATATCCTACGCATAAATCGTTGACAGCTTTGCGTACGGATGAGGTTACATTGAACGAATATTCAAATGACTTTATTTCGTATCGTGAGATTGCGCAATGGAAGGATACAAATCCAGATCAAATTTCAATCCAGTTCCCTTGGGTTAGCTTTTATACAGTGATTTTTTATGCCAATCAAATCATTAATGAAGGACCAAAAACAATGGAAGATTCAGCTGAAAAAGATCAATTACTAGCAGAAGCTTATGCGTTACGTGCTTACGCTTATTTTGATTTGGTTAATTTATACGGTAAACCTTATAATGCAGCTACAGCATCTACAGATAAAGGCGTTCCTTTAAATTTGAAAGTTGATTTAGAAGCAACGCTTAAGCCGTCATCTGTTCAAGAAGTTTACAATCACATTCAGTCTGATTTAGCCCAAGCAACTAAGTTGATGAAAATGGATTCGCAATTAGCAGGATTAAATTATAGATTTTCGAATGCAGCTTTAAATGCTTTAGAAGCAAGAATCGCTTTGTATAAAAATGAATGGCAAAAAGCAATTGATTTTTCTGATGCAACACTAAAAATGAAAGGTGAGTTAGTTGATTTGAACACAACAAAACAAGTTCCTAATCATTATACATCTGTCGAATCTATTTTGGCTTTAGATAATACTTTACACAATGCTGTTCAGTATATGTCGTATGCATCGCCAGAATTATTAAGTAGTTATGATACAGAAAATGATTTACGCTTCTCGCTATATTTTGAGAAAAATGGTTCAAAATATAAAATTATCAAAGGAGGAAATTTAGAATTTAAAACATCTTTTCGTGTAGCTGAATTATATTTTATCAAAGCTGAATCATTTTTGAAATTAAATAATTTAGATCAAGCAAAAGCAACATTGTTTTCAGTTTTACAAAATCGTTATACCTCAACTGGTTTTGCAAAATTACAAACCGAGATTTCGACAATGAATTCTACAGAATTGATGAAGTTTATTTTAGATGAACGATTCAGAGAATTTGCCTTAGAAGGTCAACGTTGGTACGATTTACGTCGTGCAGATCAAAAACAAATTATACATCATATTTCGGATAAAGAATATATTCTACAGCAAAATGATGTTCGTTATACAATAGAAATTCCACAGGCAGCTAAGCTCAATAATCCTCATTTATAA